The Pygocentrus nattereri isolate fPygNat1 chromosome 2, fPygNat1.pri, whole genome shotgun sequence genome has a window encoding:
- the LOC108435254 gene encoding uncharacterized protein KIAA0040 homolog: MMAQITEFFNDLWRLATAKHNEGIYNTVCLMVLLTLPLVVFFTSLIVCCHCCFCRGADGCSCCCRRDGTTVTSALVENKKKKKNKKKNGGQTEEDLWISVKTDPMTPDRVALTIV; encoded by the coding sequence ATGATGGCGCAAATCACTGAGTTTTTTAATGACTTGTGGCGGCTTGCGACTGCCAAGCACAATGAGGGTATCTATAACACGGTGTGTCTTATGGTGCTGCTCACTCTTCctttggttgttttcttcacCTCCCTGATAGTTTGCTGCCACTGCTGTTTCTGTCGAGGCGCTGATGGTTGCTCATGCTGTTGCCGAAGAGATGGTACCACAGTCACAAGTGCCCTAGTGgaaaataagaagaagaaaaagaacaagaagaagaatGGTGGCCAGACAGAAGAGGACTTGTGGATTTCAGTCAAGACTGACCCCATGACTCCAGACAGAGTGGCTCTCACTATAGTGTAG